The following are encoded in a window of Phaseolus vulgaris cultivar G19833 chromosome 3, P. vulgaris v2.0, whole genome shotgun sequence genomic DNA:
- the LOC137807494 gene encoding GTP-binding nuclear protein Ran1A-like isoform X3 — MALPQHQPVDYPSFKLVIVGDGGTGKTTFVKRHITGEFEKKYEPTIGVEVHPLDFHTNCGRIRFYCWDTAGQEKFGGLRDGYYIHGQCAIIMFDVTARLTYKNVPTWHRDLCRVCENIPIVLCGNKVDVKNRQVKAKQVTFHRKKNLQYYEISAKSNYNFEKPFLYLAKKLAGDSGLHFVEMPALAPPDVVIDLVTQQMNEEELAKAAAQPLPDDDDEAFE; from the exons AT GGCTTTGCCACAGCATCAGCCGGTTGACTATCCCAGTTTCAAGCTGGTCATTGTAGGCGATGGAGGAACTG GGAAAACCACTTTTGTGAAGAGACACATAACTGGGGAGTTTGAGAAGAAATATGAAC CAACCATTGGTGTGGAGGTTCATCCACTAGACTTCCACACCAACTGTGGAAGAATTCGCTTTTACTGCTGGGACACTGCTGGCCAAGAAAAATTCGGTGGTCTGAGAGACGGTTACTA TATTCATGGCCAGTGTGCTATCATTATGTTCGATGTAACGGCTCGCTTGACATACAAGAATGTTCCGACATGGCACAGAGATCTCTGTCG GGTGTGTGAGAACATACCCATTGTTCTCTGCGGAAACAAGGTTGATGTGAAGAATAGACAGGTTAAAGCAAAGCAGGTTACATTTCACAGGAAGAAGAATCTGCAGTACTATGAGATATCTGCAAAGAGTAACTAcaatttcgaaaaacccttttTATACCTCGCCAAGAAACTTGCAGG GGATTCTGGCCTTCATTTTGTGGAGATGCCTGCTCTTGCTCCCCCAGACGTGGTCATTGATCTAGTTACACAACAAAT GAATGAAGAAGAGCTAGCTAAGGCGGCTGCTCAGCCTCTTCCAGATGACGATGATGAAGCATTTGAATAA
- the LOC137807494 gene encoding GTP-binding nuclear protein Ran1A-like isoform X1, producing the protein MHALPQHQPVDYPSFKLVIVGDGGTGKTTFVKRHITGEFEKKYEPTIGVEVHPLDFHTNCGRIRFYCWDTAGQEKFGGLRDGYYIHGQCAIIMFDVTARLTYKNVPTWHRDLCRVCENIPIVLCGNKVDVKNRQVKAKQVTFHRKKNLQYYEISAKSNYNFEKPFLYLAKKLAGDSGLHFVEMPALAPPDVVIDLVTQQMNEEELAKAAAQPLPDDDDEAFE; encoded by the exons ATGCAC GCTTTGCCACAGCATCAGCCGGTTGACTATCCCAGTTTCAAGCTGGTCATTGTAGGCGATGGAGGAACTG GGAAAACCACTTTTGTGAAGAGACACATAACTGGGGAGTTTGAGAAGAAATATGAAC CAACCATTGGTGTGGAGGTTCATCCACTAGACTTCCACACCAACTGTGGAAGAATTCGCTTTTACTGCTGGGACACTGCTGGCCAAGAAAAATTCGGTGGTCTGAGAGACGGTTACTA TATTCATGGCCAGTGTGCTATCATTATGTTCGATGTAACGGCTCGCTTGACATACAAGAATGTTCCGACATGGCACAGAGATCTCTGTCG GGTGTGTGAGAACATACCCATTGTTCTCTGCGGAAACAAGGTTGATGTGAAGAATAGACAGGTTAAAGCAAAGCAGGTTACATTTCACAGGAAGAAGAATCTGCAGTACTATGAGATATCTGCAAAGAGTAACTAcaatttcgaaaaacccttttTATACCTCGCCAAGAAACTTGCAGG GGATTCTGGCCTTCATTTTGTGGAGATGCCTGCTCTTGCTCCCCCAGACGTGGTCATTGATCTAGTTACACAACAAAT GAATGAAGAAGAGCTAGCTAAGGCGGCTGCTCAGCCTCTTCCAGATGACGATGATGAAGCATTTGAATAA
- the LOC137807494 gene encoding GTP-binding nuclear protein Ran1A-like isoform X2, translating into MALPQHQPVDYPSFKLVIVGDGGTGKTTFVKRHITGEFEKKYEPTIGVEVHPLDFHTNCGRIRFYCWDTAGQEKFGGLRDGYYIHGQCAIIMFDVTARLTYKNVPTWHRDLCRVCENIPIVLCGNKVDVKNRQVKAKQVTFHRKKNLQYYEISAKSNYNFEKPFLYLAKKLAGDSGLHFVEMPALAPPDVVIDLVTQQMNEEELAKAAAQPLPDDDDEAFE; encoded by the exons ATG GCTTTGCCACAGCATCAGCCGGTTGACTATCCCAGTTTCAAGCTGGTCATTGTAGGCGATGGAGGAACTG GGAAAACCACTTTTGTGAAGAGACACATAACTGGGGAGTTTGAGAAGAAATATGAAC CAACCATTGGTGTGGAGGTTCATCCACTAGACTTCCACACCAACTGTGGAAGAATTCGCTTTTACTGCTGGGACACTGCTGGCCAAGAAAAATTCGGTGGTCTGAGAGACGGTTACTA TATTCATGGCCAGTGTGCTATCATTATGTTCGATGTAACGGCTCGCTTGACATACAAGAATGTTCCGACATGGCACAGAGATCTCTGTCG GGTGTGTGAGAACATACCCATTGTTCTCTGCGGAAACAAGGTTGATGTGAAGAATAGACAGGTTAAAGCAAAGCAGGTTACATTTCACAGGAAGAAGAATCTGCAGTACTATGAGATATCTGCAAAGAGTAACTAcaatttcgaaaaacccttttTATACCTCGCCAAGAAACTTGCAGG GGATTCTGGCCTTCATTTTGTGGAGATGCCTGCTCTTGCTCCCCCAGACGTGGTCATTGATCTAGTTACACAACAAAT GAATGAAGAAGAGCTAGCTAAGGCGGCTGCTCAGCCTCTTCCAGATGACGATGATGAAGCATTTGAATAA